From Streptomyces yatensis, one genomic window encodes:
- a CDS encoding DUF4291 domain-containing protein: MEQPIGPPRHQIRARHTASTVTVYQAYGPHIGLPAARDGGFPAAWKRDRMTWVKPSFLWMMYRCGWGEKEGQETVLAVDITREGFEWALRNACLSHYVRGFHSDEASWRGQLRQAPSRVQWDPERDLLLRPLPHRSLQLGLAGEAARRYADEWTVAVRDVTPLAREIHTLVREGDLEAAAPLLPQEPPYPTADGLLTHLRA, from the coding sequence ATGGAACAACCGATCGGCCCGCCCCGCCACCAGATCCGTGCCCGGCACACCGCCTCCACGGTCACCGTGTACCAGGCATACGGTCCCCATATCGGCCTGCCCGCGGCTCGCGACGGCGGGTTCCCGGCCGCCTGGAAGCGGGACCGGATGACATGGGTCAAACCGTCGTTCCTCTGGATGATGTACCGCTGCGGCTGGGGCGAGAAGGAAGGGCAGGAGACCGTCCTGGCCGTCGACATCACCCGTGAGGGTTTCGAGTGGGCGCTGCGCAACGCCTGCCTGTCCCACTACGTACGCGGCTTCCACTCCGACGAGGCGTCCTGGAGAGGGCAGTTGCGCCAGGCTCCCTCGCGTGTGCAGTGGGACCCCGAGCGGGATCTGCTGCTGCGGCCGCTCCCCCACCGCTCGCTGCAGTTGGGTCTCGCGGGTGAGGCGGCCCGGCGATACGCGGACGAGTGGACGGTCGCCGTCCGCGACGTCACCCCACTCGCCCGCGAGATCCACACGCTCGTCCGCGAGGGCGACCTGGAGGCGGCCGCCCCGTTGCTGCCCCAGGAGCCGCCGTATCCGACCGCCGACGGATTGCTGACGCATCTGCGCGCCTAG